AGGGGCTCGGGGGTCCGTGAGGGCTCCTGTCTGTCCCGGGGCCGCGCGGCCGACAGGGGGCGCCCTGTCACTGCGGAAGCCGGTGACCAGGGGCCGGGCCAACGAGGGGCACGCCCTCCTACCCCGGGCCGCTCTCTCTCCTGCTCGTGGCGAGATTTCTAGAACCACATTTTCCACCAGGAGCAAAAATAGGGGAGTGGACACTCACATAGACGCACAGACTAGGTTAACCTGGACACTCCTGAGCTTTCAATCTCACGCACACCAGAAAGCTGTCTGTCCTTGTTTCTCGGGTTTGTCTGTCTGACCTACTGAGTATGAGAAGCGCCCcgcgggggggggggaagaagggtgtgtctgtgtgtatgtctgtgcgtgcgcgcgcgtgcgcgccCGCGCGTGTATGTGTTTCTGCCCTCGGCCTGCGCAGAAAGCTTTGGAAAATAGGCCAGGGCGGACCCTCTATCCCTAGCCCTCGGGAGAGCGATCAAGTAGTTTCCACCCACGCTGGGGGACCCGGCGAGAGATGCCCGGGGATCTGGTCCCTCGGCTCCCCTGCGCACACCGACACTACGTGTGCATACACCCAGCACACTTCCCGGCTGCACCGGGCCGGCCTGCCCCTCCTGGGAGGACTCTGCGCTGCGCACGGCTTTCGGGGAGAAGCAGACCTTGGCTGTGGGGGACCCTGCCCCGGCCCTCGCTCACCGGGTTCATTAACGCTCTCACTAAGAATTGGTCAAACCAGCCGTGCCTGCATCTTCAGTTCAAAGCGTTGCAGGCCCTAGAGCCCTGGAGtagagggaaggggtgggagtaCCCCTGCACCTACTGCTCCGCCCCCTGACCTCTGGCCTGACCCTCACCCGGCCTTCCGTTCCCCTTGCTCTGCTCCGTGCCTGCCACCTCGCTTCTGTCTTCTGCCACCATTACCCATAACTCTGGACAGGTGGGCCAGATACCCactatttcctattttttctctctttggggTTGAGGGCGCAGGGCCGCATCCTCACGGCCCAGCCGGGGTTTAGAACCAAGAAAGGGCGTCCACCTCCAAACACCTGTAGTATtccgcctccccgccccctccccaatCTGGCTCACTGAGGTCTTGGTACCTGGCCCAGGACAGGTGATCATTTGAACTCAGAAGCTGGATCGAAAATAAAAAGGACGAATATGGTTGCTGGGGTTTCTAATTCTTATAAGACAGGAAAGCAGAGAGGTCAGAGACACCCCGGCCCACAGCCAGGCGGACTCCATATGCCCCATTATTGATTCCTTaattcccctctctcctcccgcctcgtcccccacctcctgccctgtTTGTTTTAGTTACGAAATGCTGTGGGCACCTCAGTTGTGACTGAAAAGTAACCTTGAAACATGCCGTCCTGACTGTCAGAGACAAATAGTCTCCCAACCGTCGCAGCAGCTGGCGGGGCCGCGCGCGCCCTGCGCCCGGCACCCGGACCGTGGGACGGGGCTCCTCCCCTCCAGCCGCCCCGTCGGGCGCTGGAGGCCTGGCTCGGAGGAGGCAAAAAGCCGGGGAGGCGGGACCCGGCGCCCCGCACGCCTCCCGAAGCCGCTCCGGGTCTTAACTGTAACGGGAGGGGCCTCCCAGCAGTCGCAACAGGCGAGTTAAAGGTGTGTACACAGTTTTTCTAAATACGACAGCGCTTTGCAGATTGGCTCCGTCACCGGCTGGTTGTTTTGACAGGGAATGAGCACTGAGAACTAAGAAATCCGGGATAAATAAATGCGGCTTTGATAAGGCTCTGCAGAGGGGAGACCGGGCGCGGAAGCCGGACGCGCCCTCGGACAGGCGCGCCAGGCGCCCGGCTCTATGGGACGGGGACGGGGCCAGAGCCCTGGGCCACTCCACTGGGTGGCCTCCTCCCGGGTCCCTCCTCCCGTGGGGACCCCTCGCAGACGAAAGGGGGCTGGACCCGGGGGCCCACGCGCCCACCCGCCCCGCTCGCCAGTCCGGGCTCCGCGTGCGCGGCGCAGGGCAGCTGGGCGGGCGCCGAGGGCAGGTGCTGGGCGCCGGCCGGGGCTCCCTCTCGCCCAGGTGTGAGCTGATTATTCAAATGGGCTGCCCCGGGTCTGGGGATTGGAGGCCCGCGCCCGCGCACCGCGCTATATCACCAGCAGCCCACGTCACTGCGGCACTTGTCCGCTGCGCGGTccacacctcctcctcctccctccccctccttctcctcctccaccacctccacctcctcctcttcctcctcctcctcctcctcttctccacccccccccacccgcccccgcgCCGCGCGCTTCCCGCCGCCTCCCGGCAGCTCGGCACTGCCAGCCTCGGCCTCCACCGGGCAGCCCGcgagcgcggcggcggcggcggcgggcggcgggcgctcCGGCAGCGGGAATCGGCTCCGGGCCTCCTCCTACCCTCGGCCCCCTCCTCCCGCgactcacccctccctcccacttccaACCACTGCCTCCGGCCGGCcgagggagagagggagtggaGCCGAGAGAGAGGGAGCgcgagagggagggaggggacggtGCCTTGGCTGACTTTTTTTAGaaaggagggtgggggtggggggggggggtgattgCCGGTCGTTTGCTGGGGCTGTTAAATTTTAAACTGCCATGCACTCGGCTTCCAGTATGCTGGGAGCAGTGAAGATGGAAGGGCACGAGCCGTCCGACTGGAGCAGCTACTATGCCGAGCCCGAGGTAGGCACTCGCCTTTGCCGGGGGAAGCGGGGTGGCGGCGTCCGCTCTCGGCCCCAACCTCTGGACCGCTGCCCTGgccggcccccggcccccaccccagccGCTCCGGGCAGCCGCCTTTTCCACCCTCCTTCGACTCAAATGGGTCTCTTTTTTATACGACACACTGTTAGCCTTGAGATAATATTAACTTTGTGATCAAATATTGACTTGCGGCGCCTCCAAATCCTCTTCGTGGCCGAGCCACGCACTATCCTAACAGAGTTGTGTTTGGCAGCGcgcggctggggaggggtgggaggtcgGCCGgcgagggggtggggagctggagtGGAGAAGGTGGGTAGGAGTTGGGGGCTGAGGTAGAGAAAAACGGTCCAGGACTAGGCGACAAAGAGAAAAAGTTTGTGGCTGCAGAGCCCAGCCGCGTGTAGTTCTGTTCGCGGTCCCCTCCCTGTTCCTCCACTCAATGCCTCCGGCTGGCCCCAGACTGCGCGCAGGTACCGCGTTTCGGTTCCCCTGGGGCCCAGAATGGGGTCCCGGGAGGAAGGCTGAATGGCGAGGACCCTGGGATCGTCTCCGCGGGAGGCCGCCGGGCGCTCTGCGCCTTGTCCCACAGGTCGCTGGCCAGGGTCGGAGGTGGCGTCCGGGGCCGCGGCGCCTGCTCGGTATGCTGGCGTGAGAGTCGGGGGTACTCTGCGGAGGGGAGATGCATTTGGGATGCCTGGCTTGGGGCGCTCCCCGGGACCTCTGTTTTAGAGTCTGAGCGAGGCGCAGGAAGGCGAGGAGGCGGCCACGGGCGCAGAGCGGCGGCCCCCGCGCCACCTCCCCGAGGGCGATCGCGGCGCGCTCCGGGTGAAACGGacgcggggccggggccgggcgaGGGCAGGACTCCTCGGAGGCCTCCCTGGAGGCGGGGGCCTGGGCTGGCCCGGTGGGCGGGGGGCGGTGGTCAGGCCGGGCGCGCTTCGGCCGCGGTGCTAACGCTGTGCGCCTCCCTCCGGGCTCTGTCCTCAGGGCTACTCCTCGGTGAGCAACATGAACGCCGGCCTGGGGATGAACGGCATGAACACGTACATGAGCATGTCGGCGGCCGCCATGGGCAGCGGCTCGGGCAACATGAGCGCCGGCTCCATGAACATGTCGTCGTACGTGGGCGCGGGCATGAGCCCGTCCCTGGCCGGCATGTCCCCCGGGGCGGGCGCCATGGCCGGCATGGGCGGCTCGGCCGGGGCGGCCGGCGTGGCTGGCATGGGGCCGCACCTGAGCCCGAGCCTGAGCCCGCTCGGGGGGCAGGCGGCCGGGGCCATGGGCGGCCTGGCACCCTACGCGAACATGAACTCCATGAGCCCCATGTACGGGCAGGCGGGCCTGAGCCGCGCGCGCGACCCCAAGACTTACCGGCGCAGCTACACGCACGCCAAGCCGCCCTACTCGTACATTTCGCTCATCACCATGGCCATTCAGCAGAGCCCCAACAAGATGCTGACGCTGAGCGAGATCTACCAGTGGATCATGGACCTCTTCCCCTTCTACCGGCAGAACCAGCAGCGCTGGCAGAACTCCATCCGCCACTCGCTCTCCTTCAACGACTGCTTCCTCAAGGTGCCCCGCTCGCCCGACAAGCCCGGCAAGGGCTCCTTCTGGACCCTGCACCCCGACTCGGGCAACATGTTCGAGAATGGCTGCTACCTGCGCCGCCAGAAGCGCTTCAAGTGCGAAAAGCAGCTGGCCCTGAAGGAGGCCGCGGGCGCCGCGGGCGGCGGTAAGAAGGCGGCCGCCGGGGCCCAGGCCTCGCAGGGTCAGCTCGGGGAGGCCGCCGGGCCGGTCTCCGAGACTCCGGCGGGCACCGAATCACCCCACTCGAGCGCCTCCCCGTGCCAGGAGCACAAGCGAGGGGGCCTCGGGGAGATGAAGGGGACGCCGGCCGCGGCGTTGAGCCCCGCGGAGCCGGCGCCCTCgccagggcagcagcagcaggccgCGGCCCACCTGCTGGGCCCGCCGCATCACCCGGGCCTGCCGCCAGAGGCCCACCTGAAGCCGGAGCACCACTACGCCTTCAACCACCCCTTCTCCATCAACAACCTCATGTCCTCGGAGCAGCAGCACCACcacagccatcaccaccaccagccccacaAAATGGACCTCAAGGCCTACGAACAGGTGATGCACTACCCCGGCTACGGGTCCCCCATGCCGGGAAGCCTGGCCATGGGCCCGGTCACGAACAAAGCGGGCCTGGACGCCTCGACCCTGGCCCCAGACACCTCCTACTACCAGGGGGTGTACTCCAGGCCCATTATGAACTCCTCTTAAGAAGACGGCGTGACCTGGCTAGCCCGGACCCAGACGGGAGAGACAGGAAATGGGGTAGAGACTCTGAGAAAGGGGTGCTGGAAAGATACGAGGGAGAAGGACCCGTCACACCCCTGCCCCCGGAACAGAGGTCTCCCCTCACCCTCTGCAGCTCTTCCCTCCCTCACATGGGCCACACTGATGTGTATCATGATATataaggagggaaagggaaaaaaagatagtcaaaaaaaagagaaaaaggaaagcctcagtttccactacTGTGTAGACGCCTGCTTCTTTAAGCACCTGCGAATtctgactttttgttgttgtggtttcTCTCCGTTGCTGTCATTGCAGGGAAGtcttactttattaaaaaaacaaaaacaaaaaaaaccaacaaaaaacaaaaacaaaacaaaaaagaaaaaaacttttgtgaGTGACTCAGTGTAAAACTGTAGTTTTAACAGAAAACAGAGTTGTACTattgtttaaaaaagagaaaaaatgatgtAAGGGTCTGTTGTaaatgatcaagaaaaagaaaaaaaaaagcattcccaTTCTTGATACGGTGAAATTCAGGTCTCGAGTCTGATTAATTTATGGTTTCCGCGTGATTTATTTATGGCTTATAAATGTGTGTTCTGACTACAAGAACCAGAGTTCCACAAATCTATATTAAAGTGTTATTGCCAGTTTTTTTGCTTTGAatcttcaagatttttttcctttgcttgatttaaaaaataaacagacctgggaattatttaaaaattgagggaGGGAGATCCTGGCTGGTtgcaggttttattttattctggggGAGGTAGTTGTTGTTTTATCAActatttattattaacattttcagaCAAAGTAAAGTTGAATGAATTTTACAGTAAACAGACACATACCCATTGCCCAGATCCTACAGTTCTCATTTCACTATACTTGTTATACAGcatatctgtccatctatccacACCTCCATCGGCCCACTTATCTTATTTTCCTAggtgcatttcaaagtaaatttcagaCTTCAGTACACTTCCCCCTAAACACTTCAGCAAGGACATCGTTAATGGAACTCAACATTGTTCAAGGTTACTTCTTTGAATTTTGGGTTTAACTTTACACACAGTGAAACTCACAGATCCCAGGTGAACCATTCTGGGGATTGTGGGGATGATGCAGGTTTATCTCCGAAGCCTGGAGAAAACCACACATCCTATTTGTATTTTCCAGCTGGGCCATGTGAAGGTGCAATGTTGTTGACGTCTCTTGGACCCTGGGGCTGGCTTCTCTGGAAAGAAGCCTGGATTTTCCATGTTTTTTCCTGTATGTCCAATCCTAGGCCTCCCTTCAAGGCAGGGAGCCCCGATTGGACTTGCAAATTCCTGGTGcagctcttttccttttcatcactgcCTCTCTGCACCCATTCATCCTTCCGTGGAATTGGAACTCCGCCTGGATTGACAGCCTCAGGCCTCTGTCTACACTccaccctccatcccaccctccaccTTCACTTAGGTGTTCTGCACAACCTTGGTAGAACTTGCTGCAGCCCAGGAGTAGTGAGGCTTCTGGAACCATGCATTTGAGCATCTGGTCTGGAGAAACAAAAGACTTTCTCCGGGAAGTGATTTTAAAGGGAACTCAGGGTCCTGatggaaatcttttaaaatatgtatattgggGGATGAGGCAGAGGTAAGGGAGTGTCCTGCACGGCTGGCCAGGTGCCCCTTGTCATGGGTGGGATCCCAGGGTCTGCAggttttctccctcccccctccccccaaactccGAGCCCTTGGCCAAGCGGCCTCTTAGCCCGGGTTGGCAATCTAGGATTACAGCACCAAGGAGGTGAGTGAGTATGTTGTGATTCTTCAAGGAAAACcgaaaagtataaagaaagacCCGGAATAAATTCTTACAAATCGTACTGCCTCTCTCCACAGACAGCCTAGTGGCCCTAAATCCTCGGCCAACCGAAGTGGAAACCTCAGAGGCCAAGTGGGGCCCAGCTTCGCAAAGTGGGCTCCGCTTTGGCTTTGCCCTGGGCATCTGCTGGCAGGCAAGCTGGCCGAGTGAGGGCAGGAGCCATCCAGGGCGCAGCTAGCTTGCGGTGGGTGAGAATCTCCGCAGAGTCGGAGGCCAAAACTTTCGGACTCAGGTTTCTAAGCTCAGGCTCCCGTGTCCCGGACTAGATCTTTGGGCTTCTCGATCATCCAAACTTGGAGTGTCCCAGCTTCGCCCCAAGCCTGGATCCCACCTCTGCGAGAGCCCTCCCCACCTTGCGGGGTCTCTCTGCCCCTCAAACCCTGGCCTTCCCACGCGCCTGAGGGGGGTTGGTCCTCGCCTCCGCCTCCCGCCTCCAAATCCCTTTTTAACATGCCACATTGTCCCGAAGAACACAAGGAAGAGaaattggggaggggggtggtgggagggatcCGGAGGTCGCAGCCAGCAATCAGGGCCGTCTCTCCCCCTGGCAAGGACACACACGTCGTGAGCCCAGCCTGAAATGTGTTTCATTATCACATAAAAGGCTCCCGTGGCGAAGGAGCCGAGAGGCAGGGCCGGGGGCCGAGTGCGGGACAATGAAGGCTGAAAGCGCTGCCCTAACCTGCTATGTTTCCTATCGCACGCCCATTGTGCGAGGGTCGTTTTAAACTACTTAGCGCGCCCCCCTCCACTGATCCCGGCCAGATAAGATATAGTTCTGTCCGAATACATAAAAAGGATGTCGGGGAGCCGGCCGCTCCGGAGGCTTTTCTGCGCGTCCTGCGTCTTTCACACCCCCCATCCtcccgccccagcccctccccccgcagGGCCCCCAGCTTACTGGCGCTCAGACCGCCCTCCGCCCGCGTCCCCCAACTCTGCGTGGTAGGGTGCAGCgtttgtttttccctctctctccctctttttcttccttttccccgcGCCGTCCTTGCGCGGGTTTAAGCATCCGTGATCTGTGAATAAACAGTCAGTAAACAACCGAAAAAAACATTCTAGATCCGAATTCCAGGAGGGTAAACTTTCCATGCCACGTCACACTTCAGCAAATTTGCACAGATATTATATTGCCTCTccctcctttattattttttttttcttttttgccaggATCCCATTGTACTTAACTGAATTTTATAACGCTGATCGATATCTtggtaaaatattcatttttaaactagCGGGCAGTGAAATCTTTGCTTTGTGTGCTAAAGTCAACAGTCGCTCGGTTTGAGCTCAAATAAATGCGGGGATGCCTCGGCTCGGAACAGTCGGCCGCCTCCCTCCGCGCGCTGGACGCTCCactgccgccgccgcccgcctgCCCGCCGCACCGCAGGTAGGGAGCGCGCCCACTCAGGGGCCGCGCCCGGGTCCCCGCCGAGCGTGCGCCCCCCACTCCCGTCCGcgcgcctcccctcccccagccagcccCTGGCGCTTCGACGCCTGGGGGACGGGGAGTGAGAAGCTAAGTCGCGGAGACcccggggctggggaggtggcctTTTTGCGGGGGATTCTGAGGATGCTCGGCGTGGGAGGATGAGGGGTCGAGGAGCTACACACTCAGACTGAATCTGGGGCCTGAGCACAACTGGAAAGTTTGGTGGGACCCCGAAGCGACGGGAAGCCACCACAGGCCCCTGCAGCCGCTCCGGGCTGCTGATTCGATCCGAGGGCCGCCTGTCGCCCTAGGACAGTgggaaggtggaggtgggggccGGCCATGGCCTCAGAGCCTGGGATGGGGACGGTGGAAGACGGCACACTGGTACTGGGAGGCTGCAGAGCGAGGCCCGAGCGTGGACGCGCATGGGTTCCAGTCCCGTCTCGGAGGTTCCAGGAAGCCCCGAGGCCCAGGCGGCGGTGGGGTTCCCGCCGTCCGGGAGCCGAGGAGGCGCAGCGCCTTTCCGAGCGGCCGGGGAACCCTGCGCTCTCGCCGCGAGCGCGCACGACCGCAGGCAGGTCAGGGAGCCTCCGGGCCACTAGCCCAGTCCGGGAGGGAAAGGCCGAACCCGGCCGCGGGGCCGTTCCTCACCCACTTCCCCCGCGCTGGCCTGGGGCACCGGGTTTGGAGGATCGGACAGACCGATCGCATCTGTCTGCCGTCTGCAGGAAGGCGACGGCTCGGAAAACTAGTGATTCCGAGGCTGCCAGTTGACACCGCAGGACCCTCGGCTGTCGAGGGCAGCGTAGGAAAAGGTGTCTTTCCTCTGGGGTCTACCAGGTGCCCCCCATCAATCTGCATTACCCCTGAGAGTTTGCTTTCTACGGCGGGGTGTCTGGCTCGTGATAGGCCCACGCCGGCTCGGTCAGTTTGGTATTTCGCCACGACGTACATAGGTCGCGCTAGGTCCCGGGTCACCGCAGTTGCCCGCCACCCCAACTGGAAAGTTCTTCCAGTCCGCGCCGCAGTCACCCAGATCTCGGACCCAAAAGGGCAGAAATCGGTCCCGGTGATTGGCAGGGTCAGTTTTGTGGACACCTCCACGCGTGGGGACCCTGGGCGCCCGGTCCCCTCCTTCCCCGGCGCCCGGGGCCGCGCGCGCCTTTGTCCACCACGCCCGAGGCCGACCGGGGAGCGCACCCGCCTCCCTCCAAGTCCGGCTCCGGCTCGCGTGGCTGGCTATCTTCCCTGAACGAGATGGCCCGCCCTGCGGGACACACGCGAGGCTAATcgttttttaataattaatgcCTCCCCGTTCCGCTGGTAA
The sequence above is drawn from the Balaenoptera musculus isolate JJ_BM4_2016_0621 chromosome 15, mBalMus1.pri.v3, whole genome shotgun sequence genome and encodes:
- the FOXA2 gene encoding hepatocyte nuclear factor 3-beta isoform X1, with protein sequence MHSASSMLGAVKMEGHEPSDWSSYYAEPEGYSSVSNMNAGLGMNGMNTYMSMSAAAMGSGSGNMSAGSMNMSSYVGAGMSPSLAGMSPGAGAMAGMGGSAGAAGVAGMGPHLSPSLSPLGGQAAGAMGGLAPYANMNSMSPMYGQAGLSRARDPKTYRRSYTHAKPPYSYISLITMAIQQSPNKMLTLSEIYQWIMDLFPFYRQNQQRWQNSIRHSLSFNDCFLKVPRSPDKPGKGSFWTLHPDSGNMFENGCYLRRQKRFKCEKQLALKEAAGAAGGGKKAAAGAQASQGQLGEAAGPVSETPAGTESPHSSASPCQEHKRGGLGEMKGTPAAALSPAEPAPSPGQQQQAAAHLLGPPHHPGLPPEAHLKPEHHYAFNHPFSINNLMSSEQQHHHSHHHHQPHKMDLKAYEQVMHYPGYGSPMPGSLAMGPVTNKAGLDASTLAPDTSYYQGVYSRPIMNSS
- the FOXA2 gene encoding hepatocyte nuclear factor 3-beta isoform X2 encodes the protein MLGAVKMEGHEPSDWSSYYAEPEGYSSVSNMNAGLGMNGMNTYMSMSAAAMGSGSGNMSAGSMNMSSYVGAGMSPSLAGMSPGAGAMAGMGGSAGAAGVAGMGPHLSPSLSPLGGQAAGAMGGLAPYANMNSMSPMYGQAGLSRARDPKTYRRSYTHAKPPYSYISLITMAIQQSPNKMLTLSEIYQWIMDLFPFYRQNQQRWQNSIRHSLSFNDCFLKVPRSPDKPGKGSFWTLHPDSGNMFENGCYLRRQKRFKCEKQLALKEAAGAAGGGKKAAAGAQASQGQLGEAAGPVSETPAGTESPHSSASPCQEHKRGGLGEMKGTPAAALSPAEPAPSPGQQQQAAAHLLGPPHHPGLPPEAHLKPEHHYAFNHPFSINNLMSSEQQHHHSHHHHQPHKMDLKAYEQVMHYPGYGSPMPGSLAMGPVTNKAGLDASTLAPDTSYYQGVYSRPIMNSS